A genomic segment from bacterium BMS3Abin14 encodes:
- a CDS encoding site-specific tyrosine recombinase XerC, with translation MKGGICTREKCPQCGGKFQEVLSKSRGKPIMDMICPRCGTTPRRFFLFLYLSKQIAPDVAKRKVRLYSNQDGYPLGSYGEAHRLLEQIRSEIDARIFDISNYLPSEIEGFRGARQFPRWLATKQNFSPTHYRELKRYVRLYFGPYFDRLDTRRLNTAHIEDFLEWIPVRQAELGRPDLSPKTKKNIMGALSSFARWLHRRGTIAQLPQFPAIPVPDPVIQWIGKEDQMRILEAIPQQHRAIFRFMAWHPVRSGEARALKVKDFDPETITVHVSRAFSGGELRSRKNRRDYYLPLSETFDWSLLAGKLPEAWVFTTPRGRPYSRDYLPKIWRDSLHRAGIPHIALKNATRHSVASQAINRGVRIEAVSRALGHSNIGVTLERYAKLEVESLREVLDAKVVVSLIREKT, from the coding sequence ATGAAGGGCGGGATCTGTACCAGGGAGAAGTGTCCTCAATGCGGCGGGAAGTTCCAGGAGGTCCTCTCAAAGAGTCGCGGCAAGCCGATTATGGATATGATCTGCCCCAGATGCGGCACCACTCCAAGACGTTTTTTTCTCTTTCTTTATCTCTCAAAACAGATTGCTCCGGACGTCGCCAAACGCAAGGTCCGGCTCTATTCCAACCAGGACGGCTACCCACTGGGCAGTTATGGTGAAGCCCACCGGCTCCTCGAGCAGATTCGCTCCGAGATCGACGCGCGGATCTTCGATATCTCCAATTACCTGCCTTCGGAGATCGAGGGGTTCCGTGGGGCCCGGCAGTTTCCCAGGTGGCTGGCCACCAAGCAGAACTTTTCCCCGACCCATTACCGAGAGCTGAAGCGGTATGTCCGGTTGTATTTCGGACCATATTTTGATCGCCTCGACACCCGCCGACTGAATACCGCGCACATAGAGGACTTTCTGGAATGGATCCCGGTCCGCCAGGCCGAGTTGGGCCGGCCGGATCTCTCTCCAAAGACCAAGAAGAATATCATGGGCGCGCTGTCGTCATTCGCCAGGTGGCTGCATCGCCGTGGTACCATTGCCCAGCTCCCGCAATTCCCGGCCATCCCTGTTCCGGACCCCGTCATCCAGTGGATAGGCAAGGAAGACCAGATGCGGATCCTGGAGGCCATCCCTCAGCAGCACAGGGCTATCTTCCGTTTTATGGCATGGCACCCGGTGAGATCCGGGGAAGCCAGGGCGCTCAAGGTAAAGGATTTTGATCCGGAGACCATCACGGTCCATGTGAGCAGGGCGTTTTCAGGAGGGGAGCTGCGGTCGCGCAAGAACCGGAGGGATTATTATCTCCCGCTGTCTGAAACGTTCGACTGGAGCCTCCTGGCCGGCAAGCTCCCGGAGGCCTGGGTATTCACCACCCCCCGGGGTCGGCCATACTCCAGGGACTATCTGCCGAAGATATGGAGGGACTCTCTGCACCGCGCGGGGATCCCACACATCGCACTGAAGAACGCCACCCGCCACAGCGTGGCCAGTCAGGCGATAAACCGGGGTGTGAGGATCGAGGCGGTGAGCCGGGCCCTGGGACATTCCAATATCGGGGTGACCCTGGAGAGGTATGCCAAACTGGAAGTGGAGAGTCTAAGAGAGGTCCTTGACGCCAAAGTGGTCGTTTCCCTCATAAGAGAAAAAACCTGA
- the hspA_2 gene encoding spore protein SP21, with the protein MAIAREPFKELMALHDRMNRIFQGETGHGDLEEEFESSIWSPPVDIYETQDDILVNVEVPGVKKDRISIEVKDDVLVIQGERPFEKDIAGEQYHRIERSYGRFRRSFVLSVPVQVDGIKAAYQGGILEITLPKLEAAKPRKIEIA; encoded by the coding sequence ATGGCTATTGCAAGGGAACCGTTCAAGGAATTGATGGCGCTGCATGATCGCATGAACCGTATTTTCCAGGGAGAGACCGGGCATGGGGACCTGGAAGAGGAATTCGAGTCCTCGATCTGGTCCCCCCCGGTGGATATTTACGAGACCCAGGACGATATTCTGGTAAATGTGGAGGTGCCGGGGGTCAAAAAGGATCGTATCTCGATAGAGGTCAAGGACGACGTCCTGGTGATACAGGGTGAGAGGCCCTTTGAAAAGGACATTGCCGGGGAACAGTACCACAGGATCGAGAGGTCCTACGGAAGGTTTCGAAGGTCCTTCGTCCTGAGCGTGCCGGTTCAGGTGGATGGGATAAAAGCGGCATATCAGGGTGGAATCCTTGAGATCACACTCCCCAAATTGGAAGCGGCCAAGCCGAGAAAGATAGAGATCGCCTGA